A genomic window from Flavobacterium phycosphaerae includes:
- a CDS encoding TonB-dependent receptor, which yields MKLVYLTLFIAFSLLATGQNKVSGTISDKDNKALPNVIISLPELHKETLADAEGKYALTNLPNGTFTVLFSAMGYATKSIPTTLSEKEIILNVTLEENIIHMDEVIVSTAFNKLQSQNVMKVEHESLKSLQQKGAATLIEGLATIPGVAQVSTGTSIGKPVIRGLSGNRVLVYSQGVRLENQQFGEEHGLGLNDAGVESVEVIKGPASLLYGSDALGGVLYFNPEKFANANEFKADFSQRLFSNTLGSNTSLGLKTSTDNWKFLARGSYNTHADYQIPNGDRVTNTRYNESDLKTGIGYSNSSFSSVLRYNFNKLDLGIPENGIAKQSTSHETEFPRQAVNNHILSLHNNFYFKNSKLDADLGYIFNDRSEFEDSNVASLHMKLRTLNYDLKYYFPKLGKVETIIGVQGMHQTNTNSGEELLIPDAVTNDFGVFGTANYEFGKNVLQAGLRFDNRKVSTEEHGTANTEGYFKAIDKSFDSFNASLGYKTHLADDFTLRLNVASGFRAPNLAELTSNGVHEGSNRYEIGNADLKNEQNLQTDLNLEYKSSHFEIFANGFYNHINHYIFISPNGTIIDGNNVYDYVQANAKLYGGEAGIHFHPHPLDWLHFTSSFETVIGKKDNGDNLPLIPANKWNNTFRGEFELKNWWKEGFATLNIESTLAQNNHSEFETKTNGYTLVNLGLGGKIILNKTIFNLNLNANNLLDKTYVSHLSRLKSDGIPNVGRSIVLGINFAI from the coding sequence ATGAAATTAGTATATCTAACGCTGTTCATAGCGTTTTCACTATTGGCTACCGGCCAAAACAAAGTCTCAGGAACTATATCCGACAAAGACAACAAAGCCCTTCCGAACGTCATTATTTCATTACCGGAACTTCACAAAGAAACCCTTGCGGATGCGGAGGGCAAATACGCTTTAACCAATTTGCCCAACGGTACTTTTACTGTATTGTTTTCTGCTATGGGCTATGCAACTAAATCTATTCCTACTACACTTTCGGAAAAAGAAATAATCCTGAATGTAACTTTAGAAGAAAATATCATCCACATGGATGAAGTCATTGTATCTACAGCTTTTAACAAACTGCAATCCCAAAACGTGATGAAAGTAGAACATGAAAGTTTGAAATCATTGCAACAAAAAGGAGCAGCCACACTCATTGAAGGTTTGGCAACCATTCCCGGAGTGGCTCAGGTTTCAACGGGAACTTCTATCGGAAAACCGGTTATTCGGGGCTTAAGCGGCAACAGAGTTTTAGTATATTCACAAGGCGTTCGATTGGAGAATCAACAATTTGGTGAGGAACACGGACTGGGGTTAAACGATGCCGGAGTGGAAAGTGTAGAAGTCATCAAAGGTCCTGCCTCATTGCTTTATGGTTCGGATGCGCTGGGTGGTGTTCTGTATTTTAATCCTGAAAAATTTGCTAATGCTAACGAATTCAAAGCCGATTTCAGTCAGCGTTTGTTTTCGAATACCTTGGGAAGTAACACCTCTTTGGGTTTAAAAACCTCTACAGACAATTGGAAATTTTTAGCAAGGGGCAGTTACAACACCCACGCCGATTATCAAATTCCGAATGGCGACCGAGTGACTAATACGCGGTACAACGAAAGTGATTTGAAAACCGGTATCGGTTACAGCAATTCCAGTTTTTCGAGTGTATTGCGCTATAATTTTAACAAGTTGGATTTAGGCATTCCGGAAAATGGCATCGCTAAACAATCAACCAGTCATGAGACCGAATTTCCCAGACAAGCGGTTAACAATCATATCCTTAGCCTGCACAATAATTTCTATTTCAAAAATTCTAAACTCGATGCTGATTTGGGTTATATTTTTAATGACCGTAGTGAATTTGAAGACAGCAATGTGGCCAGTTTGCACATGAAATTGCGAACCCTTAATTATGACTTGAAATATTATTTCCCAAAATTGGGCAAAGTAGAAACCATCATTGGCGTACAAGGCATGCATCAAACGAATACCAATTCGGGAGAAGAACTTTTGATTCCGGATGCTGTAACTAATGACTTTGGGGTTTTCGGAACGGCGAATTACGAATTCGGGAAAAATGTATTACAGGCTGGTTTGCGTTTTGATAACAGAAAAGTTAGTACCGAAGAACATGGCACAGCGAACACTGAAGGGTATTTTAAAGCCATCGATAAAAGTTTTGACAGTTTCAATGCTTCTTTGGGCTACAAAACCCATTTGGCTGATGATTTCACCTTGCGTTTAAATGTAGCTTCCGGATTTAGAGCGCCCAATTTAGCCGAATTGACATCGAATGGAGTACATGAAGGCAGCAACCGATATGAAATTGGGAATGCTGATTTGAAAAACGAACAAAACCTGCAAACCGATTTGAATTTGGAATACAAAAGTTCCCATTTCGAAATTTTTGCGAACGGATTCTATAATCACATCAACCACTACATTTTTATTTCGCCAAACGGTACTATCATTGACGGAAATAATGTATACGATTATGTTCAGGCCAATGCCAAATTATATGGCGGTGAAGCAGGGATACACTTTCATCCACACCCGTTAGATTGGTTGCATTTCACGAGTAGTTTTGAAACTGTAATCGGCAAAAAAGACAACGGTGACAACTTGCCGTTAATTCCGGCCAACAAATGGAACAACACTTTTCGTGGCGAATTCGAACTGAAAAACTGGTGGAAAGAAGGATTTGCCACCTTGAATATCGAAAGCACTTTGGCGCAAAACAACCACAGCGAATTTGAAACCAAAACCAATGGATATACGCTGGTAAACCTTGGGTTAGGCGGAAAAATAATTCTAAATAAAACCATCTTTAATTTAAATCTGAATGCCAACAATCTTTTAGACAAAACCTATGTTTCGCATTTGTCTCGATTGAAATCCGACGGTATTCCTAATGTGGGACGCAGCATTGTTTTGGGAATTAACTTTGCTATTTAG
- a CDS encoding aspartate-semialdehyde dehydrogenase, translated as MKVAVVGATGMVGEVMLKVLAERNFPVTELIPVASEKSVGKEIEFKGKKYKVVGLQTAVDMKADIALFSAGGETSLAWAPKFAEAGTTVIDNSSAWRMDPTKKLVVPEINASTLTKEDKIIANPNCSTIQMVMVLAPLHKKYNIKRVIVSTYQSITGTGVKAVQQLENEYAGVQGEMAYKYQIHRNAIPQCDVFEDNGYTKEEMKLVRETKKIIGDDSINVTATAVRVPIVGGHSEAVNIEFSNDFDVNDLRNILHHTDGVTVQDNTDTYTYPMPLYAQGKDDVFVGRIRRDESQANTLNMWIVSDNLRKGAATNTIQIAEYLVAHKLV; from the coding sequence ATGAAAGTTGCTGTTGTTGGCGCAACCGGAATGGTTGGCGAAGTGATGCTTAAGGTTTTAGCAGAAAGAAATTTTCCTGTTACCGAATTAATTCCTGTGGCTTCTGAAAAATCGGTGGGAAAAGAAATTGAATTCAAAGGAAAAAAATATAAAGTGGTTGGATTACAAACAGCAGTGGATATGAAAGCTGATATTGCTTTGTTCTCAGCCGGTGGCGAAACCTCTCTAGCTTGGGCACCCAAATTTGCTGAAGCAGGAACTACCGTAATTGACAATTCTTCGGCTTGGCGAATGGACCCGACAAAAAAATTAGTCGTTCCGGAAATCAATGCTTCCACCTTAACCAAAGAAGATAAAATTATTGCTAACCCTAATTGTTCAACGATTCAGATGGTTATGGTTTTGGCTCCGTTACACAAAAAATACAACATCAAACGCGTTATTGTTTCTACCTACCAATCCATCACAGGAACAGGAGTAAAAGCAGTACAACAATTAGAAAATGAATACGCCGGTGTGCAAGGTGAAATGGCTTATAAATACCAAATTCATCGCAATGCCATTCCTCAATGTGATGTTTTTGAAGACAACGGCTACACTAAAGAAGAAATGAAACTGGTTCGTGAGACCAAAAAAATAATCGGCGATGACAGCATCAACGTCACAGCTACTGCTGTTCGTGTTCCTATTGTAGGCGGACACAGTGAGGCTGTAAATATTGAGTTTTCAAATGATTTTGATGTAAATGATTTGCGCAACATTTTACACCACACAGACGGAGTAACTGTTCAAGACAATACAGACACTTATACTTACCCAATGCCATTATATGCACAAGGAAAAGACGATGTGTTTGTTGGTAGAATTCGTCGTGATGAAAGTCAGGCTAACACCTTAAACATGTGGATTGTATCTGACAATTTAAGAAAAGGCGCTGCTACAAACACCATTCAAATTGCCGAATATTTAGTGGCCCATAAATTGGTATAG
- the mscL gene encoding large conductance mechanosensitive channel protein MscL, with the protein MGMISEFKDFIAKGNAMDLAVGVIIGAAFGAIVNSLVSDVITPALLNPALKAAQVENLADLKTDGGILYGKFLAAVISFLVIAFVIFIMVKAINSMKKKEEVAPAAPAGPTQEELLTQIRDLLKK; encoded by the coding sequence ATGGGAATGATTTCAGAATTTAAAGACTTTATTGCAAAAGGAAATGCAATGGATTTGGCAGTTGGAGTAATCATTGGAGCTGCATTTGGCGCTATTGTAAATTCATTAGTATCAGATGTTATTACTCCTGCATTATTGAATCCGGCATTAAAAGCAGCACAAGTTGAAAACTTAGCCGATTTAAAAACGGATGGAGGAATACTTTATGGAAAATTTCTGGCGGCAGTAATTAGTTTTCTTGTTATTGCCTTTGTAATCTTCATCATGGTTAAAGCTATTAACAGCATGAAAAAGAAAGAAGAAGTTGCACCTGCTGCACCGGCCGGTCCTACTCAGGAAGAATTGCTTACTCAAATCAGAGATTTACTGAAAAAATAA
- a CDS encoding bifunctional UDP-N-acetylmuramoyl-tripeptide:D-alanyl-D-alanine ligase/alanine racemase yields the protein MTQTIRNIVSIIKANWVGQNDVAVIDTISIDSRSLQNGANTLFFAITGPNHDGHVYIEELITKGVQHFVVTHIPENALGKANFLVVENTLEALQKFAAYYRSLFEFPIIGITGSNGKTIIKEWLNFLLGPDFNIIRSPKSYNSQVGVPLSILGINEKHNLGIFEAGISMTNEMEKLQKIIRPTIGILSNIGSAHDEGFPSVGEKIKEKLKLFSSVNVLILNKNKTINAFINPKIKTFSWCSDDKSADVYITKKNNGELTELQITYREDTFPITIPFQDQASVENAIQCMMVMLYFGYKHDVIQTRMAQLYPVEMRLKVKKGIYNCTLIDDSYSSDFQSLKIALDFLEHQKQHKKKTIILSDIFQSGLNNEELYSQVSQLIISNKITRVIGIGETISQYKNKFINGITFKDVAEFANAFDQLNFENETILIKGARDFHFEQIVSMLEEKTHETVLEINLNAISHNLNFFKSKLAPKTKMMVMVKAFGYGNGGFEIAKLLEHHKVNYLGVAFADEGISLKSAGITVPIMVLNPETTSFAAIIQHQLEPEIYSIKGLKAFLKIAEQRKLKHFPIHIKIDTGMHRLGFEEENLQDLIRILRGNETVQIKSILSHMATSDDLNHDAFAKSQIALFEKLSSQLQTELNIKPIRHILNTSGITNYPEAQYDMVRLGIGLYGISNDDEEQKQLENVGTLKSVISQIRTIDEGESVGYGRRFIADKSTKIATIPIGYADGIRRSWGNGVGYVTINGKQAKIVGSVCMDMLMADVTDIDCKEGNSVVIFGENPTVNYMAKQLGTIPYEILTGISQRVKRVFFRE from the coding sequence TTGACACAAACTATCCGAAATATTGTCTCCATCATCAAAGCCAATTGGGTTGGCCAAAATGATGTAGCGGTGATTGATACTATTTCTATCGACAGCCGTTCGTTGCAAAACGGAGCAAACACCTTATTTTTTGCTATAACAGGACCCAATCATGACGGTCATGTATATATAGAAGAGCTTATTACCAAAGGCGTACAGCATTTTGTGGTAACGCATATTCCCGAAAACGCCTTAGGAAAAGCAAACTTTTTGGTGGTAGAAAACACGCTGGAAGCGCTACAGAAATTTGCGGCCTACTATCGCAGTTTGTTTGAATTTCCAATAATCGGCATTACCGGAAGTAACGGAAAAACCATCATTAAGGAATGGTTGAATTTCCTGTTGGGTCCTGATTTTAATATCATTCGCAGTCCCAAAAGTTACAACTCTCAAGTGGGTGTGCCGCTTTCCATTTTGGGTATTAACGAAAAACACAATCTCGGAATTTTTGAAGCCGGAATTTCTATGACCAACGAAATGGAGAAGCTCCAAAAAATTATTCGTCCTACGATTGGTATTCTTTCCAACATAGGTTCGGCGCATGATGAAGGTTTTCCGAGTGTGGGTGAAAAAATCAAAGAAAAATTAAAGCTATTCTCTTCGGTGAATGTGTTGATTTTAAATAAAAACAAGACTATCAATGCTTTTATCAATCCGAAGATTAAAACCTTTAGTTGGTGTTCGGATGACAAAAGTGCCGATGTTTATATCACCAAGAAAAACAATGGCGAGCTAACCGAATTGCAAATCACTTACCGAGAAGACACCTTCCCGATTACGATTCCGTTTCAGGATCAGGCTTCGGTAGAAAATGCCATTCAGTGCATGATGGTGATGCTTTATTTTGGTTACAAACACGATGTGATTCAGACCCGAATGGCGCAATTGTATCCGGTAGAAATGCGCTTAAAAGTAAAAAAAGGGATTTACAATTGTACGCTTATTGACGACAGTTACAGTTCCGATTTCCAATCGCTGAAAATTGCTTTGGACTTTTTAGAACATCAAAAACAGCACAAGAAAAAAACCATCATTCTTTCCGATATTTTTCAGAGCGGATTGAATAATGAAGAGTTATATTCGCAGGTTTCGCAATTGATTATATCCAACAAAATTACGCGTGTGATTGGTATTGGTGAAACGATTTCGCAATACAAGAATAAATTCATTAACGGAATTACGTTTAAAGATGTAGCCGAATTTGCCAACGCATTTGACCAGCTGAATTTTGAAAACGAAACCATTCTGATTAAAGGTGCGCGCGATTTTCACTTTGAACAAATCGTATCAATGCTCGAAGAAAAAACCCATGAAACGGTACTCGAAATCAACCTCAACGCCATCAGCCACAACTTGAATTTCTTTAAATCAAAGTTGGCTCCCAAAACCAAAATGATGGTGATGGTCAAAGCTTTTGGTTATGGCAACGGTGGTTTTGAAATTGCCAAATTACTCGAGCATCACAAAGTAAATTATCTTGGTGTGGCTTTCGCCGATGAAGGAATTTCTTTGAAAAGTGCCGGTATTACTGTACCCATTATGGTGTTAAATCCGGAAACTACCAGTTTTGCTGCTATTATTCAGCATCAGTTGGAACCCGAAATTTATTCGATAAAAGGATTAAAAGCTTTCCTCAAAATTGCGGAACAAAGAAAACTGAAACACTTTCCTATTCATATCAAAATTGACACGGGCATGCACCGATTGGGTTTTGAAGAAGAAAATCTGCAGGACCTTATTCGAATCCTTCGTGGGAATGAAACGGTACAAATCAAAAGTATTTTGTCGCACATGGCCACTAGTGATGATTTGAATCACGATGCTTTTGCCAAATCGCAAATTGCCTTGTTTGAAAAATTGTCTTCGCAACTGCAAACCGAACTCAACATAAAACCGATTCGTCATATTTTAAACACATCGGGCATTACCAATTATCCGGAAGCGCAATATGATATGGTTCGCTTAGGCATTGGTTTGTATGGCATTTCCAACGATGACGAAGAGCAAAAACAATTGGAAAATGTGGGTACTTTAAAATCAGTTATCTCTCAAATCAGAACTATAGATGAAGGCGAAAGCGTTGGCTACGGCCGAAGATTTATAGCCGATAAATCAACCAAAATAGCCACTATCCCAATTGGTTATGCTGATGGCATCAGAAGAAGTTGGGGCAATGGCGTTGGTTATGTAACTATTAATGGTAAGCAAGCTAAAATTGTAGGTAGCGTTTGTATGGACATGCTCATGGCCGATGTGACCGATATCGATTGTAAAGAAGGAAATAGTGTTGTCATTTTTGGCGAAAACCCCACGGTGAATTATATGGCCAAACAACTGGGAACGATTCCTTATGAAATTTTAACCGGCATTTCACAACGGGTTAAACGGGTCTTCTTTAGGGAATAA
- a CDS encoding thymidine kinase: MFLENTVNHKEQFGWIEVICGSMFSGKTEELIRRLKRAQFAKQKVEIFKPSIDTRYDEEMVVSHNKNEIRSTPVPAAANIRILAQGCDVVGIDEAQFFDDEIIAVCNDLANSGIRVIVAGLDMDFKGNPFGPMPALMATAEYVTKVHAVCTRTGNLAHYSFRKNDNDKLVMLGETEEYEPLSRAAYFNAMRENMIVKDAENLSKEDPSAAN; the protein is encoded by the coding sequence ATGTTTCTCGAAAATACAGTAAATCATAAAGAACAATTTGGTTGGATTGAAGTCATTTGCGGATCGATGTTTTCGGGCAAAACCGAAGAGCTGATTCGCCGATTGAAAAGAGCCCAGTTTGCCAAACAAAAAGTAGAAATTTTCAAACCTTCTATCGATACGCGCTATGATGAAGAGATGGTCGTGTCGCACAATAAAAACGAAATCCGTTCCACTCCTGTCCCGGCCGCTGCCAATATTCGCATCTTAGCACAAGGTTGTGATGTGGTAGGTATTGATGAAGCCCAATTTTTTGATGACGAAATCATAGCCGTTTGCAATGATTTGGCCAATTCCGGAATTCGAGTAATCGTAGCCGGATTGGATATGGATTTTAAAGGCAACCCATTTGGCCCGATGCCGGCATTGATGGCCACCGCCGAATATGTAACCAAAGTACACGCGGTTTGTACCCGAACCGGCAATTTAGCACATTACAGTTTCCGAAAAAATGACAACGACAAACTTGTAATGTTAGGTGAAACCGAAGAATACGAACCTTTGAGTCGGGCAGCCTATTTTAATGCCATGCGTGAAAACATGATTGTAAAAGACGCCGAAAACTTGTCTAAAGAAGACCCGAGCGCAGCGAACTGA
- the rsmI gene encoding 16S rRNA (cytidine(1402)-2'-O)-methyltransferase, with protein MGKLYIVPTPIGNLEDMTFRAITVLKEADLILAEDTRTSGKLLKHFDIATHMHSHHMHNEHKTVENLIKRLQAGETIALISDAGTPAISDPGFLLTRACVEHNIEVDCLPGATAFVPALVNSGLPNDRFVFEGFLPEKKGRQTRYLALAEETRTMIFYVSPHKLVKTLAEYVQYFGADRPVSVSRELSKLHEETIRGTAEEVLKHFEAKPPKGEIVVVVGGKISTKEKKEKE; from the coding sequence ATGGGTAAACTGTACATCGTTCCTACGCCCATCGGCAACCTCGAAGACATGACTTTCAGAGCCATTACCGTTTTGAAAGAAGCCGATTTGATTTTGGCAGAAGATACGCGAACCAGCGGCAAGCTCTTAAAGCACTTTGACATTGCCACCCACATGCACAGCCACCACATGCACAACGAGCACAAGACGGTGGAAAATCTCATCAAGCGGTTGCAAGCCGGAGAAACCATTGCCTTGATAAGCGATGCCGGAACGCCGGCCATTTCCGATCCCGGTTTTTTACTCACGCGCGCTTGTGTTGAACATAATATTGAAGTCGATTGTTTGCCCGGAGCTACGGCTTTTGTTCCGGCTTTGGTCAACAGTGGTTTGCCCAATGATCGCTTTGTCTTCGAAGGATTTTTGCCCGAAAAGAAAGGCAGACAAACCCGCTATTTGGCATTAGCCGAAGAAACAAGAACCATGATTTTTTATGTGTCTCCACATAAATTGGTTAAAACACTAGCCGAGTACGTTCAATACTTCGGAGCTGACAGACCGGTTTCGGTTTCCCGCGAATTATCTAAACTGCACGAAGAAACCATTCGTGGTACTGCCGAAGAAGTACTCAAACATTTCGAAGCCAAGCCGCCTAAAGGAGAAATTGTAGTAGTGGTGGGCGGTAAGATTTCAACCAAAGAAAAGAAAGAGAAGGAATAA
- the ade gene encoding adenine deaminase produces MQIQGQIVDIENKRIYSGEITVANGKIVSIVEKNHDVKDYILPGFIDAHIHIESSMLVPSEFAKIAVLHGTVATISDPHEIANVLGKEGVHYMIDNGKQVPLKFHFGAPSCVPATFFETAGAVIDSEQIKELMALPDIYYLSEMMNYPGVLFDDEEVLKKIAWAKHFGKPVDGHAPGLRGEPIKKYISAGITTDHECFTYEEAAEKLSLGMKVIIREGSAAKNFEALIDLLPEHYDNMMFCSDDKHPDDLILGHINQLCARAVAKGIDVFKVLQSACVNPVQHYKMDVGLLKENDAADFIVAEDLVHFKVKQTYINGELVAKEGQSFVKHVAFETPNNFNTSAKTVSDFEVPSSAKTIRVIEALEGQLITNEIHHASLLQNGKLVADVENDILKMAVVNRYANTPPAVAFIKNFGLKKGAIASSVAHDCHNIVVVGTSDEEICNAVNLLIQNTGGICAVNGSDKKSLALPVAGIMSDKDGWEAGRLYQEIDGMAKSLGSNLKAPFMTLSFMALLVIPDLKLSDKGLFSGNSFSFVDLEVE; encoded by the coding sequence ATGCAAATTCAAGGACAGATTGTTGATATTGAAAACAAACGAATTTATTCGGGAGAAATTACTGTGGCTAACGGGAAGATTGTTTCCATAGTGGAGAAAAATCACGACGTGAAAGACTATATACTTCCGGGGTTTATTGATGCTCACATTCATATTGAAAGCTCGATGCTGGTACCTTCAGAGTTTGCTAAGATTGCTGTGTTACATGGTACCGTGGCTACCATTTCGGATCCGCATGAAATTGCGAATGTGCTTGGAAAAGAAGGTGTGCATTATATGATTGACAATGGGAAGCAAGTGCCTTTGAAGTTTCATTTTGGCGCGCCTTCTTGTGTTCCGGCTACGTTTTTTGAAACGGCAGGTGCAGTGATTGATTCGGAACAAATTAAAGAATTGATGGCGTTGCCTGACATTTATTATCTGTCGGAAATGATGAATTATCCGGGCGTATTGTTTGATGATGAAGAGGTATTAAAGAAAATTGCTTGGGCGAAACATTTTGGCAAGCCGGTTGACGGTCATGCGCCTGGTTTGCGAGGAGAACCGATTAAAAAATACATCTCAGCCGGAATTACAACCGACCATGAGTGCTTTACTTATGAGGAAGCTGCTGAGAAATTATCCCTTGGGATGAAAGTCATCATTCGCGAAGGCAGTGCCGCCAAAAACTTTGAAGCCTTGATTGATTTATTGCCGGAGCATTATGATAATATGATGTTTTGTTCGGATGACAAACACCCGGATGATTTGATTTTGGGTCACATTAACCAACTTTGTGCTCGTGCGGTGGCTAAAGGCATTGATGTTTTCAAGGTATTGCAATCGGCTTGTGTGAATCCGGTGCAGCATTATAAAATGGATGTGGGGTTACTTAAAGAAAACGACGCTGCTGATTTTATTGTGGCTGAGGATTTAGTGCATTTCAAAGTAAAACAAACCTATATTAACGGTGAGTTGGTAGCTAAGGAAGGCCAATCGTTTGTGAAGCACGTTGCTTTTGAAACACCTAACAATTTTAATACTTCCGCCAAGACTGTTAGTGATTTTGAAGTGCCGAGTTCTGCCAAAACGATACGCGTGATTGAAGCTTTGGAAGGCCAATTGATTACCAATGAAATTCATCATGCTTCGCTATTACAAAATGGAAAATTAGTGGCTGATGTTGAAAATGACATCTTGAAAATGGCTGTCGTTAACCGCTATGCTAATACCCCTCCGGCTGTGGCTTTTATTAAAAACTTTGGCTTGAAAAAAGGTGCAATTGCCAGTTCGGTAGCCCACGATTGTCATAATATTGTTGTGGTTGGTACTTCGGATGAAGAAATTTGCAATGCAGTCAATCTTTTAATTCAAAACACCGGTGGAATTTGTGCTGTGAATGGTAGCGATAAAAAATCGTTAGCGCTTCCGGTTGCGGGCATCATGAGTGATAAAGACGGTTGGGAAGCCGGGCGTTTGTATCAGGAAATTGACGGGATGGCCAAATCATTAGGCAGTAATTTAAAAGCACCATTTATGACGCTTTCGTTTATGGCTTTGTTGGTAATTCCTGATTTGAAACTATCAGACAAAGGTTTGTTTAGCGGGAATAGTTTTTCTTTTGTGGATTTGGAAGTGGAGTAA
- the recJ gene encoding single-stranded-DNA-specific exonuclease RecJ, with protein sequence MRWTQKPKPAPEKVKALASQLNVDELIATLLVQRGIETFDQARQFFRPTLDDLHNPYLMKDMDKAVTRIETAIANNENILVFGDYDVDGTTAVSLVSSYLKSFYPNVATYIPDRYDEGYGISYQGIDFAEDNEFTLIIALDCGIKSVDHIAYANERNIDFIICDHHRPGDSLPEAVAVLDPKREDCSYPYDELCGCGIGFKLIQALAQNKNQTTNDLMVYLDLVATAIAADIVPMTGENRVLAKFGLEVINANPRPGIKALLQNVKKKVLTITDVVFIIAPRINAAGRIKHGNEAVALLTEYDLQQAEQFASEIEKYNSDRKDLDKQITVEALSQIQENNEQQKFTTVVYSENWHKGVIGIVASRLTETHYRPTIVFTKSGDKLAASARSVKDFDIYNALEACTQHLEQFGGHMYAAGMTLKEENYIAFKEAFERVVQETIHPDLLTPEVSVDAEINLTDINEKLIRILNQFEPFGPQNMTPVFMTKGLKDTGYAKGIGADEDHLKLFVKQNGSEGFGAIGFGLGNKLPLVKNQTSFDAVYSIDENEFNGNITIQLRLKDLK encoded by the coding sequence ATGCGCTGGACTCAAAAACCCAAACCCGCTCCCGAAAAAGTAAAAGCCTTGGCTTCTCAGTTAAATGTTGACGAGCTTATAGCCACACTTTTGGTGCAACGCGGTATTGAAACGTTTGACCAAGCGCGCCAATTCTTCCGACCTACATTAGACGATTTGCACAATCCTTATCTGATGAAAGATATGGACAAAGCGGTTACGCGAATTGAAACGGCCATTGCTAACAATGAAAATATTTTGGTTTTTGGCGATTATGATGTCGATGGAACTACCGCGGTTTCTTTGGTATCGAGTTATTTGAAAAGCTTTTATCCTAATGTGGCCACTTACATTCCGGACCGATACGATGAAGGTTACGGTATTTCGTATCAGGGTATCGACTTTGCCGAAGACAACGAATTTACCCTAATTATTGCCTTGGATTGTGGTATCAAATCAGTCGATCATATAGCTTATGCCAATGAAAGAAATATCGACTTTATCATTTGCGACCACCACCGCCCGGGCGATAGTTTACCCGAAGCCGTGGCTGTGCTCGACCCCAAGCGTGAGGATTGTTCCTATCCGTACGATGAACTTTGCGGGTGTGGTATAGGCTTCAAATTGATACAGGCTTTGGCTCAAAATAAAAATCAAACGACAAATGATTTGATGGTTTACTTAGATTTGGTAGCCACTGCTATTGCCGCTGATATAGTTCCGATGACCGGTGAAAACAGGGTCTTGGCTAAGTTTGGACTAGAGGTTATAAATGCCAATCCGCGTCCCGGTATCAAAGCTTTATTGCAAAATGTAAAGAAAAAAGTGCTGACCATAACCGATGTGGTTTTCATCATTGCCCCTCGTATCAACGCTGCGGGCAGAATCAAACACGGGAACGAGGCGGTTGCTTTGTTGACAGAATACGACCTGCAACAAGCCGAACAATTTGCCTCCGAAATTGAAAAATACAACAGCGATCGCAAAGATTTAGACAAACAAATCACGGTGGAAGCCCTCTCACAAATACAGGAAAACAACGAGCAACAAAAATTCACCACCGTAGTCTACAGCGAAAACTGGCACAAAGGGGTAATCGGTATTGTAGCTTCAAGATTGACCGAAACCCATTACCGTCCGACAATTGTCTTTACCAAAAGCGGTGACAAACTCGCTGCCTCAGCCCGTTCTGTAAAAGATTTTGATATTTACAATGCCCTCGAAGCCTGCACTCAACATCTCGAACAGTTTGGCGGACACATGTACGCGGCAGGGATGACCTTAAAAGAGGAAAACTATATTGCCTTTAAAGAAGCCTTTGAAAGGGTAGTTCAAGAGACAATACATCCTGATTTACTTACCCCTGAAGTTTCTGTTGATGCTGAAATCAACCTGACCGACATTAACGAAAAACTCATCAGAATTCTCAACCAGTTTGAACCTTTCGGCCCGCAGAATATGACGCCTGTTTTTATGACCAAAGGACTAAAAGATACCGGCTACGCCAAAGGTATTGGAGCCGATGAAGATCACCTCAAACTCTTCGTGAAACAAAATGGCTCGGAAGGCTTTGGAGCCATAGGGTTCGGACTGGGGAATAAGCTACCCTTAGTTAAAAACCAAACGTCCTTTGACGCCGTGTATAGCATCGATGAAAACGAATTCAACGGCAACATCACCATTCAGTTGCGATTAAAGGATTTGAAGTAA